A region from the Candidatus Electrothrix scaldis genome encodes:
- a CDS encoding NAD(P)H-dependent glycerol-3-phosphate dehydrogenase, with amino-acid sequence MKLQPIKKIAVIGAGSWGTALAKLLADKGEQVLLWSHRIEHVDALRRDRENRKYLPGAFLPGTLQPVHTFEEFPSCQCLVMAVPSHGYREVFSQLIPHLQDGTALVSAVKGIEIGTLQTMCEVMEEELARQNKTGTMFTGVLSGPSFADEVAAGQPTAVTVGFAESNVAKAVQHLFSTSFFRVYTSSDTIGLEISAAMKNVIAIAAGISDGLGYGLNTRAALITRGLAEITRLGLALGADLSTFSGLGGLGDLVLTCTGSLSRNRTVGLKLGEGRTLQQTLDEMTMVAEGVKTTKSCYRLAADIGVEMPILEQTYQILYKDKPCRDAVQDLFGRRLKEE; translated from the coding sequence ATGAAACTTCAGCCGATTAAAAAGATTGCAGTTATCGGCGCGGGGAGCTGGGGAACAGCCTTAGCCAAACTTTTGGCAGATAAAGGGGAACAGGTCCTGCTCTGGAGCCACAGAATTGAGCATGTGGATGCCTTGCGCCGGGATCGTGAAAATCGAAAATACCTTCCCGGTGCTTTTCTGCCGGGAACCTTACAACCAGTACATACCTTTGAGGAGTTCCCTTCCTGTCAATGTCTGGTTATGGCTGTCCCTTCGCATGGTTACCGGGAGGTCTTCAGCCAACTCATCCCTCATCTCCAGGACGGCACGGCCCTTGTTTCTGCGGTAAAGGGTATTGAGATCGGCACTCTCCAGACCATGTGCGAGGTTATGGAGGAGGAACTTGCCCGGCAAAACAAGACAGGTACCATGTTCACCGGCGTTTTGAGCGGCCCTAGTTTTGCTGACGAGGTCGCCGCAGGCCAACCCACAGCCGTGACCGTGGGCTTTGCTGAAAGTAACGTGGCCAAGGCTGTACAGCATCTCTTTTCGACATCCTTTTTTCGGGTATATACCAGCTCAGACACTATCGGCCTGGAAATTTCCGCAGCCATGAAAAATGTCATCGCCATTGCTGCCGGTATTTCCGATGGTTTGGGGTACGGACTCAACACGCGCGCCGCCTTGATTACCCGTGGTCTTGCGGAAATAACCCGCTTAGGCTTAGCACTTGGTGCAGATCTCTCCACCTTTTCAGGACTCGGAGGTTTAGGTGATCTGGTCCTCACCTGTACAGGCAGCCTGAGCCGCAACCGGACAGTAGGTCTCAAGCTTGGTGAGGGACGTACCTTACAGCAGACTCTGGATGAAATGACAATGGTCGCCGAAGGGGTCAAGACGACGAAATCCTGTTATAGATTGGCAGCCGATATCGGAGTGGAAATGCCCATCCTTGAGCAAACCTACCAGATCCTGTACAAAGACAAACCCTGCCGGGACGCAGTCCAGGATCTCTTTGGGAGAAGACTGAAAGAGGAGTGA
- a CDS encoding DsrE family protein has protein sequence MSNFLFILGKDDNESATRCFQFAKIAHSKGHQVDLFFIDGGVMWANKNRELSVKTNTGDCPADYLPYLVENEVAIGVCTPCATNRQLDEAEFFSNMVLDGGPHLIDMAAEAKVFNF, from the coding sequence ATGTCGAATTTTTTGTTTATCCTTGGAAAGGATGATAACGAATCTGCCACACGATGTTTTCAATTTGCGAAGATAGCGCATTCCAAAGGGCATCAGGTAGACTTGTTTTTCATCGATGGCGGCGTTATGTGGGCAAATAAGAACAGAGAGTTAAGCGTAAAGACAAATACCGGAGATTGCCCGGCAGATTACCTGCCTTATTTGGTAGAAAATGAAGTTGCTATAGGTGTCTGCACTCCTTGCGCGACAAATCGTCAACTTGACGAGGCAGAATTCTTCAGCAATATGGTCTTGGATGGCGGCCCTCATCTGATAGATATGGCTGCTGAAGCGAAGGTGTTTAACTTTTGA